From one Streptomyces sp. R41 genomic stretch:
- a CDS encoding tetratricopeptide repeat protein: METTYYDHGTAAERWERARMFFDAKDYAAAARILGGLVEEVPEQVGPRLLLARSYYHSAQLRRAEAELRVLVELDPVEHYARLMLGRTLQRQGRNDEAESHMRIASALAGDFAQA; this comes from the coding sequence GTGGAAACGACGTACTACGACCACGGGACGGCCGCGGAGCGCTGGGAGCGGGCGCGGATGTTCTTCGACGCCAAGGACTACGCCGCCGCGGCGCGGATTCTGGGCGGGCTGGTCGAGGAGGTGCCGGAGCAGGTCGGACCCCGGCTGCTGCTGGCGCGCTCCTACTACCACTCGGCTCAACTGCGCCGCGCCGAGGCGGAGTTGCGCGTGCTCGTGGAGCTCGACCCGGTCGAGCACTACGCCCGGCTGATGCTGGGGCGCACGCTGCAGCGCCAGGGGCGGAACGACGAGGCGGAATCGCACATGCGCATCGCCTCGGCGCTCGCGGGCGACTTCGCGCAGGCGTGA
- a CDS encoding MarR family winged helix-turn-helix transcriptional regulator: MTTTTPPVNGQVIGLAHYASRAALETVLARTGTTFNQSVALRAVSGNGGTVERDWLVGRLTGALKIEEAAARETVDEMTALKQLEEPTAGQVSLTDSGRELFEAIRAGGNEIAARLYAGIPAEDLATAGRVLTLVTERANAELAGA, translated from the coding sequence ATGACCACCACCACTCCCCCCGTCAACGGCCAGGTCATAGGACTGGCCCACTACGCGAGCCGTGCCGCCCTGGAGACCGTGCTGGCCCGCACCGGAACCACCTTCAACCAGTCGGTGGCCCTCAGGGCCGTCTCGGGCAACGGCGGGACCGTCGAGCGCGACTGGCTCGTGGGCCGGCTGACCGGTGCGCTGAAGATCGAGGAGGCGGCGGCACGGGAGACCGTCGACGAGATGACGGCCCTGAAGCAACTGGAGGAGCCGACGGCCGGGCAGGTGTCGCTCACGGACAGCGGCCGCGAGCTGTTCGAGGCGATCCGCGCCGGCGGCAACGAGATCGCGGCCCGGCTGTACGCGGGCATTCCCGCCGAGGACCTGGCGACGGCGGGTCGCGTGCTGACCCTCGTCACGGAGCGTGCCAACGCGGAGCTGGCCGGGGCATAG